Proteins co-encoded in one Nitrospiraceae bacterium genomic window:
- a CDS encoding HD-GYP domain-containing protein: protein MEDNEKLLSSSKDIVNQLAVIARTALIHDVNNIAVTAAIEKLAATLNPLVKQQGKLTLEVGGEFFYLNEIRIRYSLEYLTNFDFLIREFKKRELGSVVFTDVVKLEHLQKFLKAFTGSIFSQHPFEALSEEMETVDVLQVGKLRKIKEENTETGFDIRKEVKKTYFNAVAYTKGVISKIKSGERVSIKKAKRVVESMVDLILEEEQLLIGMTAIKDYDEYTYHHCVNVSILSVALGQRLGLTKKALTELGLVGIFHDIGKIEIPADMLNKPTSFTDEEWKIMRRHPFWGFRAILRLRGFDDLSMRAAIVAFEHHMNYDFSGYPKVKKEFEIDFYSRIISLADQYDGMTSSRVYSRIPMPPDRALSLMMDRAGTQLDPILFKFFINMIGVFPVGTLVMLDSKELGLVYQCDSMYLDRPKILLVMNSSGEKVESHIVDLTEKNEENKFVRTIVRTMDPNKYKINLAEYLL, encoded by the coding sequence ATGGAAGATAACGAAAAGTTATTGTCCAGTTCAAAAGATATAGTAAACCAGCTAGCAGTTATTGCAAGGACCGCTCTAATACATGATGTGAATAATATTGCTGTTACAGCAGCAATAGAAAAACTTGCCGCTACGTTAAATCCGCTTGTAAAACAGCAGGGCAAGCTGACATTGGAAGTTGGAGGTGAATTTTTTTATCTAAACGAGATACGGATAAGATATTCCCTTGAATACCTGACTAATTTTGATTTTCTCATAAGAGAATTTAAAAAACGTGAACTCGGAAGTGTTGTTTTTACTGATGTTGTTAAATTAGAACATCTGCAAAAATTTTTAAAGGCTTTTACAGGATCAATCTTTTCCCAGCATCCATTCGAGGCTCTCTCTGAAGAGATGGAAACTGTTGATGTTTTGCAGGTCGGCAAGCTGAGAAAAATAAAAGAGGAAAATACAGAGACAGGATTCGATATTCGCAAGGAAGTAAAGAAAACATATTTTAATGCCGTTGCATATACCAAAGGTGTTATAAGCAAAATAAAATCAGGAGAACGCGTAAGTATAAAAAAAGCAAAAAGAGTGGTTGAGTCAATGGTTGATTTAATCCTTGAGGAAGAACAATTGCTGATAGGCATGACTGCTATAAAAGATTATGACGAATATACATATCACCATTGTGTAAATGTAAGCATCCTGTCTGTTGCTCTTGGACAAAGGCTGGGACTTACAAAAAAAGCATTAACAGAACTTGGTTTGGTGGGGATATTTCATGATATCGGCAAGATAGAGATTCCAGCTGATATGCTGAATAAACCTACAAGTTTCACAGATGAGGAATGGAAGATAATGAGAAGACATCCTTTCTGGGGATTCAGGGCAATATTAAGACTCAGGGGATTTGATGATCTTTCAATGAGGGCTGCAATTGTGGCATTTGAACATCATATGAACTATGATTTTTCTGGGTATCCCAAGGTAAAAAAAGAATTTGAGATTGATTTCTACTCGAGAATAATAAGTCTTGCTGATCAATATGACGGTATGACATCCTCAAGAGTTTATTCGCGCATACCAATGCCTCCGGACAGAGCGCTGAGTCTTATGATGGATCGCGCAGGCACTCAGTTGGACCCAATCCTATTTAAATTTTTTATCAATATGATTGGAGTTTTTCCTGTCGGCACACTGGTTATGCTCGACAGTAAAGAACTTGGGCTGGTTTATCAATGCGATTCCATGTATCTTGACAGACCCAAAATTCTTCTTGTCATGAACAGCAGCGGCGAGAAAGTTGAAAGTCATATTGTTGATTTAACCGAGAAAAACGAAGAAAATAAATTTGTCAGAACGATTGTAAGGACAATGGATCCTAATAAATATAAAATAAATCTTGCGGAATATCTGCTTTAA
- the trxA gene encoding thioredoxin, which translates to MTEGIVEATSSNWENEVIKNQELVMVDFWAVWCGPCRMIAPVVEELAKEYAGKIKVAKLNTDENPDIASKYKIMGIPTIIFFKNGKMIDQLVGAVPKNQLKSKIDSLLIA; encoded by the coding sequence ATGACAGAAGGTATTGTTGAGGCAACAAGTTCAAATTGGGAAAATGAAGTTATAAAAAACCAGGAATTAGTAATGGTTGATTTTTGGGCTGTTTGGTGTGGTCCTTGCAGAATGATAGCTCCTGTTGTTGAAGAACTTGCAAAAGAGTATGCAGGGAAAATTAAGGTTGCAAAGCTTAATACTGACGAAAATCCTGACATTGCCAGTAAATATAAAATAATGGGCATTCCAACAATAATTTTTTTTAAAAACGGTAAGATGATAGATCAGCTTGTAGGCGCTGTTCCTAAAAACCAGCTTAAATCCAAGATTGATTCCCTGCTGATTGCTTAG
- a CDS encoding TlpA family protein disulfide reductase, giving the protein MACHAALAALIIFFLSVSFISCTKDEIEFVPSVGEKALDFKYSDIHGNKISLFDYKGKVVLIEFWATWCPPCKTITPFLNMLHNKYKDKGLVVLAITPETNIENIKRYIIDNNVLYMVVPADQNIIKRYGIIGIPAFYVIDKDGKVANKITGAVPGLNNELISSIETLL; this is encoded by the coding sequence ATGGCCTGTCATGCTGCGCTGGCTGCCCTCATAATATTTTTTCTCTCTGTTTCTTTTATCTCATGCACAAAAGATGAAATCGAATTTGTCCCGTCAGTCGGAGAAAAAGCATTAGATTTTAAGTACAGCGACATTCACGGGAATAAAATATCGCTTTTCGATTACAAAGGCAAGGTTGTCCTGATAGAGTTCTGGGCTACGTGGTGCCCGCCATGCAAAACAATAACGCCTTTCCTTAATATGCTCCACAATAAATACAAAGACAAAGGTCTTGTTGTTCTTGCAATTACCCCTGAAACTAATATTGAAAATATCAAACGTTACATAATTGATAATAACGTATTGTATATGGTAGTACCTGCTGATCAAAATATCATAAAAAGATACGGAATAATAGGAATACCGGCATTTTATGTCATAGACAAGGACGGCAAGGTTGCAAATAAAATTACTGGAGCTGTGCCTGGGCTGAATAATGAACTTATTTCGTCAATAGAGACGCTTCTTTAA
- the ffh gene encoding signal recognition particle protein has product MFESLTQKLEAVFKKIKDRGLLKEEDVDAALREVRLALLEADVNFKVVKDFIQQVRDKAVGKKVLESITPGQQVVKIVNDELCNILGGSNQKIHLSPNPPTIILMTGLNGSGKTTTSAKLANFFKKEGRRPMLAAADLQRPAAVEQLVRLGSQIEVPVFHVKDLKDSVLLCKESLKKAREEARDILIIDTAGRFHVDDELMTELKQIKDAVLPKEIIFVADAMTGQDAVNIAKSFNEQIGIDGIILTKMDGDARGGAAISIRHITGKPIKFIGTGEKINMLEPFHPERIASRILGMGDVLSLIEQTQKVFEEKETEKLQQKIMSESFTFDDLKDQLKKIRSMGPLGNLLGMMPGAGKLKNASIDDKELVKIEAIINSMTKAERRDHNILNGSRRKRIASGSGTTAADVNKVVKQYLELKKIFKIFKTGKGIKFPNLTPL; this is encoded by the coding sequence ATGTTTGAATCCCTCACACAAAAACTTGAAGCAGTCTTTAAAAAAATCAAAGACAGGGGGCTGCTGAAAGAAGAGGATGTTGATGCTGCCTTAAGAGAAGTGCGTCTTGCATTACTTGAAGCAGATGTTAATTTTAAGGTTGTAAAAGATTTTATACAACAAGTCAGGGATAAGGCTGTTGGCAAAAAAGTGCTTGAAAGCATTACTCCCGGCCAGCAGGTTGTAAAAATAGTAAATGATGAATTGTGTAATATTCTTGGAGGTTCAAATCAGAAGATACATCTTTCTCCAAATCCGCCAACTATTATTCTGATGACCGGACTTAATGGCTCAGGTAAGACAACAACTTCTGCAAAATTAGCGAATTTTTTTAAAAAAGAAGGCAGACGTCCCATGCTCGCAGCTGCTGATCTTCAAAGACCTGCTGCGGTTGAACAGCTTGTCAGGCTTGGATCTCAGATAGAGGTTCCAGTATTTCATGTAAAAGATCTAAAAGATTCTGTGCTGCTCTGTAAAGAATCTTTGAAAAAAGCACGAGAAGAAGCAAGAGATATTCTGATAATTGATACTGCAGGAAGATTTCATGTTGATGATGAGTTAATGACAGAGCTTAAACAGATAAAGGACGCTGTTCTGCCAAAAGAAATAATTTTCGTTGCTGATGCAATGACGGGACAGGATGCAGTCAATATTGCAAAGAGTTTTAATGAACAGATTGGTATTGACGGAATAATCCTTACAAAGATGGACGGTGATGCAAGGGGCGGCGCTGCAATATCCATACGTCATATAACAGGAAAACCTATAAAGTTTATCGGTACAGGCGAAAAGATTAACATGCTTGAGCCATTTCATCCTGAAAGGATTGCATCGCGAATCCTGGGTATGGGTGATGTTCTCAGTCTTATAGAGCAGACACAGAAGGTTTTTGAAGAAAAAGAAACAGAAAAACTTCAGCAAAAAATAATGAGCGAATCATTTACATTTGACGATCTCAAGGATCAGCTCAAGAAGATACGCAGTATGGGGCCGCTTGGAAATCTTTTAGGAATGATGCCCGGAGCAGGAAAACTAAAAAACGCTTCTATTGACGATAAAGAACTGGTTAAGATTGAGGCAATAATAAATTCAATGACAAAGGCTGAGAGAAGAGACCACAATATACTTAATGGCAGCAGAAGAAAGAGGATTGCATCAGGCAGCGGCACAACAGCTGCTGATGTCAATAAAGTTGTAAAACAATACCTTGAATTGAAAAAAATATTTAAGATATTTAAGACAGGCAAAGGAATAAAATTTCCAAATCTTACGCCTCTCTGA
- the rpsP gene encoding 30S ribosomal protein S16, which produces MVKIRLSRLGAHKKPYYRFVVADSRSKRNGPFIEILGSYDPNKEPSEIKVDIEKARHWLQRGAQPTEITKKLLQRAGL; this is translated from the coding sequence TTGGTAAAAATCAGATTGTCACGGCTTGGTGCTCATAAGAAACCATACTACAGGTTTGTTGTGGCTGATTCCAGGTCTAAAAGAAACGGTCCTTTTATAGAAATACTTGGATCTTACGATCCAAATAAAGAACCTTCCGAGATAAAAGTTGATATTGAGAAGGCAAGACATTGGTTGCAGCGTGGAGCACAACCTACTGAAATTACGAAAAAGCTTTTGCAAAGGGCAGGACTATAA
- a CDS encoding KH domain-containing protein, with the protein MKQLIETMAKALVDKPEDVSVSEVEGEKTTVFELRVSQSDLGKVIGKQGKTARAMRTILSASGTKIGKRCVLEILE; encoded by the coding sequence ATGAAACAATTGATTGAGACAATGGCTAAGGCTCTGGTTGACAAACCAGAAGACGTATCAGTTTCAGAAGTAGAAGGTGAAAAAACCACTGTTTTTGAGCTGAGGGTTTCTCAGAGTGACCTCGGAAAGGTAATAGGCAAACAGGGCAAGACAGCACGCGCAATGAGGACAATCCTCAGTGCTTCTGGCACTAAAATCGGCAAACGCTGCGTTCTTGAAATACTAGAATAG
- the rnr gene encoding ribonuclease R, protein MINKQTVLSFFKDKIKKPLGFKELVQFMKLDKTEAYSLKKVLKRMLKDGDILLTRKGLYILGGEVNLLTGYFEAHRDGYGFVILEKPGERDIFIPARSTLGAMDSDRVVVRVENWKRRDGTIIRILERAHTKIVGKLDITKTAVYVRPKNRSIPFDLFIPNKEVGKAKDGDIVIAEITSYPFGKRPPSGKILKAITKPTDPSSEVESIIDEFNIPRHFPKDVNDEARLLVSKNTKDSDTRKDLRFLPTVTIDGERAKDFDDAVSIKLTENGYKLWVHIADVGFYVPWNSVIDLEARKRATSIYFPDRVTPMLPSELSEDLCSLRPNVDRFSFTVEIDFDRLGNKLNSRYYPSIIKSFERMTYTTVKKILIDNDGYEREKYSNLVPDFELMGELCGILRNKRLQRGSLDFDLPEPEVVLDIQGSPEAIINSERNFAHMIIEEFMISANESVAEHFSKLNLPSIYRIHEEPDLMKLEDIIKVVRPILKNKTIKKAKDFSLLLKEIKGRPEEEIVNYMVLRSLKQARYSAINVGHFGLASECYTHFTSPIRRYPDLVVHRILRETLVKKQLEDKRIKELQSILPDIAFHCSRMERRADDAEHEVIDAMRVWFMKDKVGGEFEGKIVNITPYGLKIRLKDFYVDGFLHVSSMTDDLYEFDERTMTFNGKNTKRSYTIGKEINVRIDKVDIEEREIVFGI, encoded by the coding sequence ATGATTAACAAACAAACAGTATTATCCTTTTTTAAAGACAAAATCAAGAAGCCTCTTGGGTTTAAAGAATTAGTCCAATTTATGAAGCTTGATAAAACCGAAGCATATTCCCTCAAAAAAGTTTTAAAAAGGATGTTGAAAGACGGGGATATTCTTCTCACACGCAAGGGACTTTACATACTTGGCGGCGAGGTCAATCTCTTAACTGGTTATTTTGAGGCGCACAGAGACGGCTATGGTTTTGTAATTCTGGAAAAGCCGGGAGAAAGAGATATTTTTATTCCTGCCAGATCAACTCTCGGGGCAATGGACAGCGACAGGGTTGTCGTAAGAGTTGAGAACTGGAAAAGAAGAGACGGAACAATAATAAGAATACTTGAAAGGGCTCATACAAAAATTGTCGGAAAGCTCGACATTACAAAAACAGCAGTGTATGTAAGACCGAAAAACAGATCAATTCCATTTGATTTGTTTATACCAAACAAAGAAGTTGGAAAGGCAAAAGATGGCGATATAGTTATAGCCGAGATTACAAGTTATCCGTTTGGGAAAAGGCCTCCCAGCGGAAAGATTTTAAAGGCAATAACAAAACCTACTGATCCTTCTTCTGAAGTTGAATCGATAATAGATGAATTTAATATTCCCAGACATTTCCCAAAAGATGTAAATGACGAAGCAAGACTGCTTGTTAGCAAAAATACAAAGGACTCGGACACAAGAAAAGACCTCAGATTTCTTCCAACAGTAACAATTGACGGTGAGCGCGCAAAAGATTTTGACGATGCTGTGTCAATAAAACTAACGGAGAATGGCTATAAACTCTGGGTGCATATAGCTGATGTGGGTTTTTATGTTCCATGGAATTCCGTTATTGACCTTGAGGCAAGAAAAAGAGCGACAAGCATTTATTTCCCTGACAGGGTAACCCCAATGCTTCCAAGTGAGCTCTCTGAGGATCTCTGCAGCCTAAGGCCAAATGTTGACAGATTTTCTTTTACTGTAGAAATAGATTTTGACAGGCTTGGAAATAAATTAAATTCAAGGTATTACCCCAGCATAATAAAAAGCTTTGAAAGAATGACTTATACAACGGTTAAAAAAATACTCATTGATAACGATGGATATGAGAGAGAAAAATACAGCAATCTTGTTCCTGATTTTGAACTTATGGGAGAGTTATGCGGCATATTAAGAAACAAAAGGCTTCAGCGTGGCAGTCTTGATTTTGATCTTCCTGAACCTGAGGTTGTTCTTGATATTCAGGGTTCTCCTGAGGCAATAATCAATTCGGAAAGAAATTTTGCTCATATGATCATCGAAGAATTCATGATCTCGGCAAATGAGTCTGTTGCTGAACATTTTTCAAAACTTAATCTCCCGTCAATCTACAGGATTCATGAAGAGCCCGATCTCATGAAACTGGAGGATATAATCAAGGTAGTAAGACCAATACTCAAAAATAAAACGATAAAAAAAGCCAAAGATTTTTCTTTGCTCTTAAAAGAGATAAAGGGCAGACCTGAGGAAGAAATTGTTAATTATATGGTGTTAAGAAGTCTTAAGCAGGCAAGATACTCTGCCATAAATGTAGGTCATTTTGGCCTTGCATCAGAATGCTACACTCATTTTACTTCGCCTATCAGAAGATATCCAGATCTCGTTGTGCACAGGATATTACGAGAAACACTTGTGAAAAAACAGCTCGAAGATAAAAGAATAAAAGAGCTTCAATCCATCCTGCCTGACATTGCATTTCATTGTTCAAGGATGGAGCGTAGGGCTGACGATGCAGAGCATGAAGTCATTGATGCAATGAGAGTCTGGTTCATGAAAGACAAGGTTGGCGGTGAATTTGAAGGCAAGATCGTGAATATAACGCCTTACGGCCTGAAGATAAGACTAAAAGATTTTTATGTAGATGGATTCCTTCATGTCTCTTCAATGACAGATGATCTGTATGAATTTGATGAACGCACCATGACCTTTAATGGGAAAAACACAAAACGCTCTTACACAATCGGAAAAGAGATTAATGTGAGGATTGATAAGGTAGATATAGAGGAAAGAGAGATAGTATTCGGAATTTAG
- the hisS gene encoding histidine--tRNA ligase translates to MKYNALKGVNDILPPDIYLWQKIESAAFEIFSAYGFIEIRLPIIESTEIFKRSIGEKTDIVEKEMYTFTDKGERSITLRPEGTASAVRCYVENHLYNLPSPQKFFYSGPMFRYERPQKGRFRQFYQVGAEVFGAAEPKLDAEMLSMLKAFFEKLGIHELSFEVNSIGCEKCRPEYRKTLSEFFSNKIPQLCPDCNNRYSNNPLRILDCKVPSCIEMRKDAPAVKDSLCNNCKGHFEKFLSFLKLLNIKYSINPNLVRGLDYYTSTTFEITSEHLGAQKAVAAGGRYDRLVEEFGGPPTPAIGFAIGMERLAEIMKNKVEINVPVPSVFFATIGENADKESMILAEKLRAKGIRTETGYASVSLKNQLRKADKLNAEYVFILGDDELKSGKIKWKNLKQGSEGEIDITNIGEFKGFD, encoded by the coding sequence GTGAAATATAACGCTCTCAAAGGTGTTAATGACATATTACCGCCTGACATATATCTTTGGCAGAAAATCGAATCTGCTGCATTTGAAATATTCTCTGCATATGGATTTATAGAAATACGGCTTCCCATAATAGAATCAACCGAAATATTCAAAAGAAGTATAGGTGAAAAAACCGACATTGTTGAAAAAGAGATGTACACCTTTACTGACAAGGGCGAGAGAAGCATAACTCTCAGGCCTGAAGGCACTGCTTCTGCTGTAAGATGTTATGTGGAAAATCACCTCTACAACCTTCCCTCTCCGCAAAAATTTTTTTATTCCGGACCAATGTTCAGATACGAAAGGCCGCAAAAAGGAAGATTCAGGCAATTCTACCAGGTAGGCGCTGAGGTATTTGGTGCTGCTGAACCCAAGCTGGATGCTGAGATGCTCTCAATGCTCAAGGCTTTTTTTGAAAAACTTGGAATTCACGAATTAAGCTTTGAAGTAAATTCCATAGGATGCGAAAAATGCAGGCCTGAATATAGAAAAACCCTGTCTGAATTTTTCTCAAATAAAATTCCTCAGCTCTGTCCTGATTGTAATAACAGATATTCCAACAACCCTTTGAGAATACTGGATTGCAAGGTGCCTTCCTGCATTGAGATGCGAAAGGACGCTCCAGCTGTAAAAGATTCATTGTGCAATAACTGCAAAGGACATTTTGAGAAATTTCTTTCATTTCTCAAACTTCTTAATATTAAATACTCCATTAATCCTAATCTTGTAAGAGGCCTTGATTACTACACAAGCACAACATTTGAGATAACCAGCGAACATCTAGGAGCGCAAAAAGCAGTTGCAGCAGGAGGACGCTATGACAGGCTAGTCGAAGAATTCGGCGGCCCCCCTACTCCTGCAATAGGATTTGCAATAGGGATGGAAAGGCTAGCTGAAATAATGAAAAATAAGGTTGAAATCAATGTTCCAGTGCCATCAGTTTTTTTTGCAACTATTGGAGAAAATGCTGATAAAGAATCAATGATTTTAGCTGAGAAGCTTAGGGCAAAAGGGATCAGAACCGAAACAGGATATGCCAGCGTTTCCCTTAAAAACCAGCTTAGAAAAGCTGACAAGCTGAATGCTGAATACGTTTTCATTTTAGGCGATGATGAGCTGAAATCAGGGAAGATTAAATGGAAGAATTTAAAGCAAGGTTCTGAAGGAGAAATAGACATTACGAATATAGGAGAATTCAAAGGATTTGACTAA
- a CDS encoding DivIVA domain-containing protein gives MRITPLDIQQKQFPMKFRGFDVEEVYAFLEVIREEMEELLRENASLKEAAQRAGNQVKEYRDIEATLRETLMSTQQMVEEYKSNARKEAELIVKESELKADAMLKEAQEKVIKIHEDIVDLKGIRRHFKEELKRMIESHLKMIEFDKTREGEGSDK, from the coding sequence ATGAGAATAACCCCGCTTGACATACAGCAAAAGCAGTTCCCGATGAAGTTCAGGGGGTTCGATGTAGAGGAAGTATATGCATTTCTTGAGGTCATACGTGAGGAAATGGAAGAACTACTCAGAGAAAACGCCTCTCTTAAAGAAGCTGCTCAACGTGCTGGAAATCAAGTCAAGGAATACAGAGATATAGAAGCAACATTAAGAGAAACTTTGATGAGCACTCAACAGATGGTAGAGGAATACAAGTCCAATGCCAGAAAAGAAGCAGAACTGATTGTAAAAGAATCTGAATTAAAAGCAGACGCAATGCTGAAAGAGGCTCAGGAAAAAGTCATAAAGATACACGAAGACATTGTTGATCTGAAAGGAATCAGACGTCATTTCAAGGAAGAACTCAAACGAATGATAGAAAGCCATCTCAAGATGATTGAGTTCGACAAAACAAGGGAAGGCGAAGGTTCTGACAAATAA
- a CDS encoding YggT family protein encodes MFVLSDLLAALAEVIDIILSIYMWIVIIAALISWVNPDPYNPIVRFLHGVTEPVLRPIRRLLGNILGPIDISPLIVVLVIIFLQKFLVRTLLNLSIKI; translated from the coding sequence ATGTTTGTATTGTCAGATTTGTTGGCGGCACTGGCAGAGGTTATTGATATAATCCTGTCAATTTATATGTGGATAGTTATTATCGCTGCGCTTATCAGCTGGGTGAATCCTGACCCGTATAATCCGATAGTGAGATTTTTACACGGCGTAACAGAACCAGTACTTCGACCTATAAGGAGGCTTTTGGGCAATATACTTGGCCCAATCGATATTTCACCTTTGATCGTGGTTCTTGTTATTATATTTCTTCAAAAGTTCCTCGTAAGGACATTGCTAAATTTGTCCATAAAAATTTAA
- the proC gene encoding pyrroline-5-carboxylate reductase, giving the protein MIGFIGGGNMAEALIKGMTSKGRKDIIASEPNKDRRDYLKHTYKINTSGKNTEAASTSDIVILAVKPQIMSSVLDEIKDAINDNKTVASIAAGISISYLSERLNTKKIIRVMPNTPSLVQEGMSVLSLSAEISDKDIEAVREIFMSVGNVMVLDEKYLNIVTALSGSGPAFFALFVEAMIENSIKLGLGREIALELAVQTLSGTAKLLKTGMSPIKLMGMVTSPGGTTEAGLKEFKGKGLINIVKAAMDAAVKRAEELGRS; this is encoded by the coding sequence ATGATAGGGTTTATCGGAGGCGGAAACATGGCAGAAGCCCTTATCAAAGGAATGACTTCCAAGGGCAGAAAAGACATAATTGCATCTGAGCCAAATAAAGACAGAAGAGATTATCTTAAGCATACATATAAAATCAATACCTCTGGAAAAAATACTGAGGCGGCCTCAACTTCGGATATTGTAATACTTGCTGTCAAACCACAGATAATGTCGTCAGTGCTTGACGAGATAAAAGATGCTATAAATGACAATAAAACAGTAGCCTCCATTGCAGCAGGCATCTCTATTTCGTATCTTTCTGAAAGATTGAATACAAAAAAAATCATTCGTGTTATGCCAAACACCCCTTCTCTTGTGCAGGAAGGCATGTCTGTATTGTCTCTTTCAGCAGAAATATCCGATAAAGATATCGAAGCTGTCAGGGAAATTTTTATGTCAGTAGGGAATGTAATGGTGCTTGACGAAAAATATCTGAACATTGTCACAGCGCTTTCAGGCAGCGGGCCGGCTTTTTTTGCGTTATTTGTGGAAGCAATGATAGAAAATAGTATAAAATTAGGGTTGGGAAGAGAAATTGCGCTTGAGCTTGCAGTCCAGACATTGTCGGGAACTGCAAAACTGCTCAAAACAGGAATGTCACCAATCAAATTAATGGGAATGGTAACATCGCCTGGCGGTACAACAGAGGCAGGGCTTAAGGAATTTAAAGGAAAAGGTTTAATCAACATTGTTAAGGCTGCGATGGATGCAGCAGTAAAAAGAGCAGAAGAATTAGGCAGATCATAA
- a CDS encoding YggS family pyridoxal phosphate-dependent enzyme, which yields MDTKLFERIKKINQEINCAAIKARRKTSDIKLIAVTKTVSIEQIQNALNSGLHVFGENRVQEAKDKILKIKNPSIEWHLIGHLQSNKAKLAVELFDVIHSVDSLELAKVLNRYAETNGKVQKVLLQVKLSEETTKHGIKKENIFTLLDLISNMKNLKTLGLMTISPYFENQDMARPYFRELKNIRDTAVGEGFKLQELSMGMTNDFEAAIQEGSTMVRIGTGLFGERK from the coding sequence ATGGATACCAAGCTCTTTGAAAGAATAAAAAAAATTAATCAGGAAATTAATTGTGCTGCAATTAAAGCACGCAGAAAAACTTCTGATATAAAATTGATCGCTGTTACAAAGACTGTTTCTATCGAACAAATACAAAATGCCTTAAATTCAGGACTGCATGTGTTTGGCGAAAATCGCGTTCAGGAGGCAAAAGATAAAATCTTAAAAATTAAAAACCCGTCAATTGAATGGCATTTGATAGGCCATCTTCAGAGCAACAAAGCAAAGCTTGCCGTAGAACTATTTGACGTAATACATTCTGTTGATTCACTTGAACTAGCAAAGGTCTTAAACAGATATGCTGAAACAAACGGAAAAGTGCAGAAAGTTTTACTTCAAGTAAAACTTTCAGAAGAAACTACTAAACATGGGATAAAAAAGGAAAATATATTCACCTTATTAGACCTTATTTCTAACATGAAAAACCTGAAGACACTTGGGCTTATGACCATATCTCCATACTTCGAAAATCAGGATATGGCAAGACCTTATTTCAGAGAGTTAAAAAATATAAGAGACACTGCAGTTGGAGAAGGTTTTAAACTGCAAGAGCTTTCAATGGGAATGACAAATGATTTTGAAGCTGCGATTCAAGAAGGCTCAACAATGGTTAGAATAGGCACTGGATTATTTGGAGAAAGAAAATGA
- the rnc gene encoding ribonuclease III has product MSKQDIKEFEEILKYSFKEKSFLEEALTHSSYFHENPENAVSYNERLEFLGDSVLGLVVVEYLFSLESACSESIMSKIKSYIVKESILYEVAVDISLGKYLKLGKGERETGGAHKKSILADGIEAVFGAVYLDGGYERAKDVILKLLKGKIAHVISKEHFLDFKTELQEKVQTRHALLPEYRVVKQEGKEHQKIFTVEVFIKGRKSGTGKGKSKKEAETMAAKEALARLLKH; this is encoded by the coding sequence GTGTCAAAGCAAGATATTAAAGAATTTGAAGAGATCCTAAAATACTCCTTTAAAGAAAAATCATTTCTTGAAGAAGCTCTCACCCATAGTTCCTATTTTCATGAAAATCCAGAGAATGCGGTTTCTTACAATGAGAGACTTGAATTTCTTGGCGACTCTGTTCTTGGCTTGGTTGTTGTTGAATATCTTTTTAGCCTTGAAAGTGCATGCTCGGAATCAATAATGTCAAAGATAAAATCATATATTGTCAAAGAATCAATACTCTATGAAGTTGCAGTAGACATATCGCTTGGCAAATATTTAAAACTCGGCAAAGGCGAAAGAGAAACCGGCGGTGCACATAAAAAATCCATATTAGCTGATGGAATAGAAGCGGTTTTCGGCGCTGTATATCTTGATGGAGGATACGAGAGAGCGAAAGATGTAATCCTGAAACTTTTAAAGGGGAAAATTGCTCATGTCATTTCTAAAGAACATTTTCTGGATTTTAAAACAGAACTTCAGGAAAAGGTGCAGACAAGACATGCTCTTCTCCCAGAGTATAGAGTGGTTAAACAGGAAGGGAAGGAGCATCAGAAAATATTCACAGTTGAAGTTTTCATAAAAGGCAGGAAGTCAGGCACAGGCAAGGGAAAAAGCAAAAAAGAGGCAGAAACAATGGCTGCCAAAGAAGCCCTGGCAAGACTATTGAAACACTGA